The window TTGAGAAGATGGATATTGAAGTCTTGGAGATAGGAACAAATGTCCTGCTTCCAGATGTAGAATACTTGGGCGAGGTAACACTTAAATCATCGGCAGACTTTAGTGCAACAACAATATCACACGCATCAGTTCTACCAGAAGAGGGAATAAACGTAGTGGTAGAGAAAGAGATTAAAGTGCCTTACACAATTGATGGTAAGATGCCAACATACTTCAACTTCTTGTCAATGCCGTTCGACTTTGATCCGGGAGTAAATATTGAGTTCTTCCACCCAACAGAAAAAGTTTGGAAACCAGCAACAATAGAAAAAGATATAAGAGTCTTAACATATAAGAGCGCTACTCGTGCTAATGGACAAGCATATTACAATCAAACTTGGAATACATTCGGAGGAACAGGAGGATTGATATATGCCAACCAAGGATTTGTATTGGTAGGAAACAGCGATTATGGCGATGCTGAACATAAAATGAAACTACGTTTCAAATCATTCTATGCAGAACAAGCACAGCCGGGACAAGAGGCGGTAACACGCGAGACTATATACACTCAAGACGGAAGTGCAAAAACAATTACAGCAAACCGTTATCGGAACTCAAGAGGCGAAACTCATCCGTTAGATGCAGACTGGCAACACGTAGGATCGCCATACTTGACACATAGCGATGGAATAGACTACGTACTATACTACCACGATGGTTACAAATATGTATCAGTAGGGCAAACAGAGAATCCAACAATCTCAGCATTCCAATCAGTAATGTTCCAGGCAAACTTAGGAGGCCTACCAGAGCAAGAGATTATAATGACTCCATTGTCAATAGGAGCAAAAACAAATGCAGCAAACGGAGTTTACGGAAGAGCAAATCTTGCAATAAACGATGATGAGTGCGTTAAGATAGTGCTAAAAGATGATGCATCAGAGAACTTTGTAGTAAACGAAGATGCGTGGTATATGGCACCAACAGCAAACGTCTTCTCAACAATGTCGGTAAATGTAGCAGGAAGCGAGGCATCAATCTCTGTTCAACCCGAGCCAACCGAGTTGCCATTGACAGTATATGCAGGCTCAAAAGCCCAACAAACAATATCGTTGAGCCGTTACGATGGAGAGGTTAACATCTTCTTAAAAGATGCAGTAACCGATGAAACAGTATGTTTGAATGATGAAGACTACACCTTCACAGCAACACCATACTCAACAATAGCCGATCGCTTCACAGTATCAATGATAGAGCCAACAGGCATTACTGAGAGTGTAGCAGAGGCAACAATCAAAGCCGTAGTAACAGCCGATGGCATTAAACTATTCGGCACTGAGGAAGGAGAAGAGGTTGCACTATACACAGCAAACGGAATGATGATAACCAACGCAGTAGCAGAAGAAGGCGTAACAACCATTGAAACCACTGCCTCGGGAGTAATCATCATAAAAGTAGCGGAAGAGACTATTAAGGTTGTAAAATAGTTTTTAGTTTTCGACTAATGCCGCCCTACGGGTAGTTAACAAGCACTTGCTTGTTGAATCTGCTCACGCTCGGCAAAGTTTAAGTAAACTTATTTTGCCCTCGCTTACTCGCAGATTTGTTAGTTATTAGATAAAAATGGTTGTCCTTGAGGGCAACCATTTTTCTTTTCATTTTCTTTTCTGCAAAGAAACGTGTATCAAAAGTAGTAGGGACGTGGCATGCCACGTCCGCAGAAAAAACGTGTATCAAAAGCAGTAGGGACGTGTCCTCCGTCGTGCAGGGCACTGCACTCTCCATTTTAAGGTACAAATTAACATTTAGTTAATTTTAATTACTTTGTAATTACCTTAAAATGCCCGCCACGTCCGCCAAAATAGAAAAATGGTTGTCCCTTGAGGGCAACCATTTTTTTGTTTTTAATTAGTCTAATTAGTCCAATAAGTCTAATTAGTCTAATTGGTCCAATAACTAATTCCTAACCACCTAGTAATCCTAGTAACCTTAGTTAACTAAAAACTAAAAAACAACTGATATTTAAAATATTATTTTTACCTTTGTAAAATTATATGAAATCCTTTGCTCAAGGCAAGGGGATTTAATAGTTATAAATTATGAATAAGATTGTAGAAAAAGAGTATTTCTCGGAGAATGTAGTAAAGTTGGTTGTTGAGGCACCACTTATTGCAAAGGCGAGAAAAGCAGGTCACTTTGTTATTGTGAGAGCATGTGAAAAAGGAGAGCGAATACCTCTAACCATTGCTCAAGCAGATGAAGAAAAAGGAACTATTACTTTGGTTATTCAAGCAGTTGGTAAGTCAACAAAGAAGATATGTGCGCTTAATGTAGGAGACTACCTTTGCGATGTTGTTGGTCCATTAGGACAAGCAACTCACATTGAGAAGGTTGGAACTGTATTATGTTGCGGTGGAGGTGTAGGAGTTGCTCCCCTTTTGCCCATAGTAGAGGCAATGAAGGCGGCGGGCAATCGTGTGGTAGTAATTTTGGCTGCCCGTACCAAAGATTTAATCATTCTTGAGGAGCAGATGCGTGCTGCTGCCGATGAGGTCATCATTATGACCGATGACGGATCGTACGGAAACAAAGGTTTGGTAACTAATGGAGCAGAGGAGGTTATTAATCGAGAGAAGGTTGATATGTGTGTTACCATTGGTCCGGCAATAATGATGAAGTTTGTATCGTTGCTAACCAAAAAATACGAGATACCTACTGTTGTTTCGTTGAACACTATTATGGTTGACGGAACAGGAATGTGTGGAGCGTGTCGTATCACAGTGGGCGGACAAACAAAATTCGTATGTGTTGATGGTCCTGAGTTTGATGCTCATCAAGTTGATTTTGATGAGATGTTAATGAGATTGTCTTCGTATAAAGAGGTTGAATAACTCTAACAGATTGCATTATGAGTAAAGAAGAGATAGCAGCCCAACGTGCCACCGAGTGGCGTGAGGCATTGCGTAAAGAGAAAAAAAATAAAGATAGAATAGAGATTGAGCGTGTTAAGATGACCGAACTCGATCCCCAATATCGTATAACAAATAACGAGGAGGTAAACTGCGGATTAACAATGGAGCAGGCACAACGTGAGGCATCGCGTTGTTTGGATTGTCCCGATCCTCAATGTATGCAAGGTTGCCCAGTAAACATTTTCATCCCCACATTCATTAAAAACATTGAGCGTGGCGAGTTCTTGGAGGCAGCCAAAACTTTAAAGATGACAAGTGCTTTGCCTGCTGTTTGTGGTCGAGTATGTCCGCAAGAGAAGCAGTGCGAGTCAAAGTGTTTCTATAAACTAAAATTGGGCAAAGAGCCTGTTGCTATCGGCTATTTGGAGCGTTTTGCCGCCGACTACGAGCGTGAAAGCGGAAAGATGGCATTGCCCGAGACAAAAGAGAAAAACGGCATTAAGATAGCCGTTGTAGGCTCAGGACCTGCAGGATTGTCATTTGCAGGCGAGATGGCTAAATTGGGTTACTCAGTTACAGTATTTGAGGCACTACACGAGATTGGTGGAGTGTTGAAATATGGTATTCCTGAGTTCCGTTTGCCAAACAAAATAGTTGATGTTGAGATAAACAACCTTCGTGCTTTGGGCGTTGAGTTTATAGCCGATTGCATTGTTGGAAAAACTATCTCATACGATGATATGCACCAAATGGGATTTAGAGGTATCTTTGTTGCAAGTGGCGCAGGACTGCCTCGCTTTATGAACATACCGGGAGAGAACCTTATCGGAGTTATGTCGAGCAACGAATACCTTACACGCGTAAACCTGATGGGAGCTGCGTGTGACGATTGCGATACACCGGTGGTAAAAGGTAAGCGAGTTGCAGTTATTGGTGGTGGTAATACTGCTATGGACTCAGTTCGTACAGCACGTCGCGTAGGAGCAGAGCGAGCAATGATAATATACCGCCGTAGCGAAGATGAGATGCCGGCACGCCGAGAGGAGATTCACCACGCAAAACAAGAGGGTGTTGAGTTCCTTACATTGCATAATCCAATTGAGTATATCGGAAACGAAAAGGGAAGAGTTACAGCAGTTCGTTTACAAAAGATGCAACTTGGAGAGCCTGATGCTTCGGGACGCCGTTCACCAGAGCCAATACCGGGGGCAATAGAGACAATTGAGGTTGACGAGGTAATAGTAAGTGTCGGAGTATCGCCCAACCCATTAATCCCCAATGCTATTAAAGGTTTGGAGATAAGTCGTAAAGGAACAATCGTAGTAGATGAAGATTCTATGCGTTCTCAACTTAACGACCTTTATGCAGGAGGCGATATAGTTCGTGGTGGAGCAACCGTTATTCTTGCAATGGGAGACGGACGCCGTGCTGCAAGAGCAATGGATGAGGCTATCTTGAACAACCAGTTGTAGTATAATATAGTAACTTTATATATGACGCCTGAGTGGTTATCGCGCAGTGAGTTATTGCTTGGAGAGGAGGGCTTACGGAGTCTGTCCTCTTCGCATCTTTTAGTTGTGGGGCTTGGAGGAGTGGGAGCCTATGCTGCCGAACTTGCTGCCCGAGCAGGAGTTGGCGAGATGACCATTGTTGATGGCGATACTGTTGGAATAACAAACCTTAACCGACAACTACCGGCAACAACCTCTGCTTTAGGCAAGAGCAAAGTTGAAGTTATGGCTCAACGTATTTTGGATATTAACCCCAATATAAAGTTACATGCAGAGCATAGGTTTTTAGAGCCTGAAGAGATAAAAGGTTTTATTGAGCAAGGAGGTTTCTCGTTTGTGATAGATGCCATTGATACAATACCCTCAAAAACGGAGTTGATTGTTGCCTGTGTTGAGAGAGGAGTTGGTTTGGTATCATCAATGGGGGCAGGAGGCAGATTAGATGCTTCGGCTATACGATTTGCCGATATTTCTAAAACCGAGAACTGCTCTCTGGCACGAATGATTCGTAAGAACTTACGGGAGCGTGGGATAAAAAATGGGGTGATGACAGTCTTTTCAAACGAGCCGGTTGTTAAAGACTCAGTAATCCCCACAAACGAAAAAGGCAAACGCTTTACAGTTGGAACAGTATCATATATACCGGCGGTGTTTGGTTGCTATCTGGCATCGTATGCCATAAGAAAATTATCAGGAGTATTATGTTAAAGGCAGAGAATATACATAAGAGTTTCGACTCGCTACAAGTGCTAAAAGGCGTTGACGTTGAGATTGCCAAGAGCGAGATAGTTGCCATAGCAGGAAAGAGTGGAGCAGGAAAGACAACACTCTTGCAGATACTCGGAACACTCGACCGAGCCGATGAGGGGCGTGTTGAGATAAACGGAGTAGAGGTCTCTCATCTTAAAGGAGATGATTTAGCAACATTCCGTAACCGCCATATAGGATTTGTATTTCAGTTTCATCAACTATTGCCCGAGTTCTCGGCATTAGAAAATGTAATGCTCCCGGCACTGATAGCAAAAACATCGCACAGCGAGGCAGAGAAGAGAGCAAAAGAGTTGCTCGATTTCTTGAATCTGGGCGAGAGGCTTAAACATAAACCCTCACAACTGTCGGGAGGAGAGAAACAGCGGATAGCCGTAGCACGAGCCTTGATAAACAATCCCGATATCATCTTTGCCGATGAGCCATCGGGAAGTCTGGATACAGTACAAAAAGAGGAACTGCACTCACTCTTTCACCGTTTACGTAACGAAATGGCACAAACATTTGTTATAGTAACTCACGATATGAGTTTAGCAGGCAGTGCCGATAGAGTTATATATATGAAAGACGGAGTAATAGATACAACATTATAAATAGTAGAAAATAAATAAAAACATAATAAAATGGAAGATAAAAAGAAAGGATTGGAGATAGAACTATCTCCCGAAGTAGCAGAAGGAGTATATTCAAATCTTGCAATAATTGCACACTCAACATCAGAGTTTATAGTTGATTTTGCACGCATAATGCCGGGAGTAAACAAGGCAAATGTAAAATCAAGAATAATACTAACACCCGAACACGCAAAACGTCTGTTGTTTGCTTTGCAAGACAACATTGCACGATTTGAGAGTCAAAACGGTAAAATAACATTAAGCGGACAAGGCGGAACAGCCACTCCGTTTGCAAACTAATAGATAACCTTAATTTAGTGTAGAATATGGAACAACCATTGGTAATATATAATACCGTATCTCGCAAAAAAGAGATATTCAAATCTATAACCGAAGGTAAAGCAGGAATGTATGTTTGTGGGCCAACCGTATATGGCGATGGACACTTAGGTCATGCACGCCCTGCAATAACTTTCGACCTCCTATTTCGTTATCTGCAACACATAGGCTACAAAGTTCGTTATGTTCGCAACATAACAGATGTAGGACACCTTGAGCACGATGCCGATGAAGGAGAAGATAAGATAGCAAAAAAGGCACGTCTTGATGCCCTTGAACCTATGGAGGTAGTACAATACTACTTGAACCGCTACCACAAAGCAATGGAGCGTTTGAATGTATTACCACCAAGCATTGAGCCTCACGCCTCAGGTCACATTATTGAGCAGATAGAGTATATCAAAAAAATTCTTGAGGCAGGCTTTGCATACGAGAGCGAAGGCTCAGTATATTTCGATGTAGAGAAATATAGCAAGAGTCACCACTACGGAAAACTATCAGGACGTAACATAGATGAACTATTGAATACAACACGTCAGTTAGACGGTCAAAGCGAGAAACGCAACCCAATAGATTTTGCCCTATGGAAAAAGGCTTCGCCCGAACATATTATGCGTTGGCCCTCGCCATGGAGCGACGGATTTCCCGGATGGCACTTGGAGTGTTCGGTTATGGGTACAAAATATCTGGGCGAGGAGTTTGATATTCATGGCGGAGGAATGGACCTGATGTTCCCTCACCACGAGTGCGAGATTGCCCAATCGGTTGCCGCACAAGGAAAAGAGTGCGTTCACTATTGGATGCACAACAATATGATTACCATTAACGGACAGAAGATGGGAAAATCGTTGGGTAACTTTATAACACTCGATCAGTTCTTTACAGGCGAACATGAGTTGTTGACACAACCATTCTCGCCAATGACAATACGTTTCTTTATACTGCAAGCACACTATCGCAGTACACTCGATTTCAGTAGCGATGCACTTGTAGCAGCCGAGAAGGCATACATCCGTTTGTGTCAGGGTTGGGAGAACCTCTCAAAAATTACCCCAGCCAGTGCAACAACTTGCGATGTAAAAGAGTTGCGTGCAAAATGTTATGAGGCAATGAACGATGACCTCTCTTCGCCAATAGTAATATCGCACCTGTTTGATGCAGTACGTCAAATAAACACTATATTGGCAGGCGGAGCAACAATTACTGCCGAAGATTTAGAGGAACTGAAAGATACATTCAAAACATTTATGTTTGATGTATTAGGTCTTGTAGTTGAGGGAGGAGACTCCTCT of the Bacteroidales bacterium genome contains:
- the cysS gene encoding cysteine--tRNA ligase, which codes for MEQPLVIYNTVSRKKEIFKSITEGKAGMYVCGPTVYGDGHLGHARPAITFDLLFRYLQHIGYKVRYVRNITDVGHLEHDADEGEDKIAKKARLDALEPMEVVQYYLNRYHKAMERLNVLPPSIEPHASGHIIEQIEYIKKILEAGFAYESEGSVYFDVEKYSKSHHYGKLSGRNIDELLNTTRQLDGQSEKRNPIDFALWKKASPEHIMRWPSPWSDGFPGWHLECSVMGTKYLGEEFDIHGGGMDLMFPHHECEIAQSVAAQGKECVHYWMHNNMITINGQKMGKSLGNFITLDQFFTGEHELLTQPFSPMTIRFFILQAHYRSTLDFSSDALVAAEKAYIRLCQGWENLSKITPASATTCDVKELRAKCYEAMNDDLSSPIVISHLFDAVRQINTILAGGATITAEDLEELKDTFKTFMFDVLGLVVEGGDSSSEGNEAYKEAVDLIMELRKEAKARKDWATADFIRNRLSEIGFEVKDTKEGVEWKLNK
- a CDS encoding ABC transporter ATP-binding protein, yielding MLKAENIHKSFDSLQVLKGVDVEIAKSEIVAIAGKSGAGKTTLLQILGTLDRADEGRVEINGVEVSHLKGDDLATFRNRHIGFVFQFHQLLPEFSALENVMLPALIAKTSHSEAEKRAKELLDFLNLGERLKHKPSQLSGGEKQRIAVARALINNPDIIFADEPSGSLDTVQKEELHSLFHRLRNEMAQTFVIVTHDMSLAGSADRVIYMKDGVIDTTL
- a CDS encoding tRNA threonylcarbamoyladenosine dehydratase, with protein sequence MTPEWLSRSELLLGEEGLRSLSSSHLLVVGLGGVGAYAAELAARAGVGEMTIVDGDTVGITNLNRQLPATTSALGKSKVEVMAQRILDINPNIKLHAEHRFLEPEEIKGFIEQGGFSFVIDAIDTIPSKTELIVACVERGVGLVSSMGAGGRLDASAIRFADISKTENCSLARMIRKNLRERGIKNGVMTVFSNEPVVKDSVIPTNEKGKRFTVGTVSYIPAVFGCYLASYAIRKLSGVLC
- the gltA gene encoding NADPH-dependent glutamate synthase produces the protein MMSKEEIAAQRATEWREALRKEKKNKDRIEIERVKMTELDPQYRITNNEEVNCGLTMEQAQREASRCLDCPDPQCMQGCPVNIFIPTFIKNIERGEFLEAAKTLKMTSALPAVCGRVCPQEKQCESKCFYKLKLGKEPVAIGYLERFAADYERESGKMALPETKEKNGIKIAVVGSGPAGLSFAGEMAKLGYSVTVFEALHEIGGVLKYGIPEFRLPNKIVDVEINNLRALGVEFIADCIVGKTISYDDMHQMGFRGIFVASGAGLPRFMNIPGENLIGVMSSNEYLTRVNLMGAACDDCDTPVVKGKRVAVIGGGNTAMDSVRTARRVGAERAMIIYRRSEDEMPARREEIHHAKQEGVEFLTLHNPIEYIGNEKGRVTAVRLQKMQLGEPDASGRRSPEPIPGAIETIEVDEVIVSVGVSPNPLIPNAIKGLEISRKGTIVVDEDSMRSQLNDLYAGGDIVRGGATVILAMGDGRRAARAMDEAILNNQL
- a CDS encoding sulfide/dihydroorotate dehydrogenase-like FAD/NAD-binding protein, whose amino-acid sequence is MNKIVEKEYFSENVVKLVVEAPLIAKARKAGHFVIVRACEKGERIPLTIAQADEEKGTITLVIQAVGKSTKKICALNVGDYLCDVVGPLGQATHIEKVGTVLCCGGGVGVAPLLPIVEAMKAAGNRVVVILAARTKDLIILEEQMRAAADEVIIMTDDGSYGNKGLVTNGAEEVINREKVDMCVTIGPAIMMKFVSLLTKKYEIPTVVSLNTIMVDGTGMCGACRITVGGQTKFVCVDGPEFDAHQVDFDEMLMRLSSYKEVE
- a CDS encoding DUF3467 domain-containing protein, producing MEDKKKGLEIELSPEVAEGVYSNLAIIAHSTSEFIVDFARIMPGVNKANVKSRIILTPEHAKRLLFALQDNIARFESQNGKITLSGQGGTATPFAN